In Raphanus sativus cultivar WK10039 chromosome 5, ASM80110v3, whole genome shotgun sequence, the following proteins share a genomic window:
- the LOC108858426 gene encoding uncharacterized protein LOC108858426, translating into MVLNRCPTKDRLLNWGLQTDALCVLCRAYDESKDHLFFQCCYSKDLWDRVAHKCDLTSSSSWETTLQSLRCSPGTRLQKKLRLLSWQATIYLIWSERNSRIHRNHFKSHTALFRELDHLIRIRIASFRFNDPAQSSDLLSLWFLRS; encoded by the coding sequence ATGGTCCTCAATCGGTGTCCTACTAAAGACCGCTTGTTGAATTGGGGACTACAAACGGATGCGCTCTGTGTTCTCTGTCGTGCCTATGATGAATCCAAAGACCATCTCTTTTTCCAGTGCTGCTACTCAAAGGACCTCTGGGATCGAGTGGCTCACAAGTGCGATCTGACCTCCTCTTCAAGCTGGGAAACTACTCTTCAAAGCCTCCGATGCTCCCCGGGAACGAGATTGCAGAAGAAGCTTCGATTACTCTCCTGGCAAGCGACCATCTACTTGATTTGGTCGGAACGCAACAGCAGGATCCATAGGAATCACTTCAAATCCCACACTGCCCTCTTCCGTGAACTTGACCATCTGATAAGAATCAGAATCGCCAGCTTCCGGTTTAATGATCCGGCTCAATCGTCGGACCTCCTATCTCTCTGGTTTCTCCGATCATGA